The window aataagaagttggagttatggagagaagctttaaaagtgtatggtctgcgcataagccgtagcaagacggaatatatggaatgtaagttcagtctgagaagggaaaaccccaatatagaggtgaagattggagaaaacatcctacgaaaagttaataagttttaagtatcttgggtgcatcatacaggataatggagaaattgaacaggatgtaaatcataggatccaagcaggttggtcaaaatggcggagtgcatctggttttatatgcgacaaaaaagtgcctttaaaacttaaaggtaaattctatcgcaccgctataagaccggctatgctgtatggtacggagtgttgggcggctaaaggggagcacgaacataagctgagtgtggcagagatgaagatgttgatatggatgagtggtcatacgcgattggataaaataaggaatgaagatataagggagagagttggagtagcacccattgtggaaaagatggttgaatcgcgtctcaggtggtttggacatgtgagaagaagactgatagaacatccagtcaggagggtggatgagatggaagatggacaaaaggcgaaaggcagaggaagacctaagaagaccatccatgaggtggtcaaacgagatctacatgtaaacagtctctctgtagacatgatacatgatagagcacaatgacgtcgtttgattcatgtagccgaccccacttagtgggacaaggctttgttgttgttgttatttgaTAAAACTAATAAGTAAAGtttactaattaataaatttggTTCAGTGGTCAGGAATTTTATGCATATGTTTTAAGTCTTTGGTTCGACTcctatatatatcatttttaaaCATATATTATGGAGGGTGCGGCCGTGCGGGTAGAGTTGATGCTCAACCAGCACCCTACCCACAGTGGATTGCGAAGCCTACAACTGATTTCCTTATGCATTCTATTAAAATGATCGATCAAGGCACGATATTATCTATATAATATAgcattgttttttctatttttatctctCACTTACAGAATGTAGATCAAAATGATTTACGTTATAAAACATAATAACCTTAGGAAATGAAGTCGTGGTGACTTAACTTTAAGCATATTCGCCTGTAAATTACAGAATAACATATTGAACATTTCTAGTCAGTTCTCATGCATCATTTTAAATTATACAGACAGCATTGTATTTGATGTCATTTTGATCTTTTCCTAGTTAGTAAAAGTTGGGAGCATTGCAACCACATATTGTTGATACTGATAACAATGGACGTTAATCCTGCTTGACATCTACACTTGCAGGTTTAATAGGTTCTAATTGAGCTGGTTCAGTATCTGCCTCAACCTGCCATAACATTAAGGTTTGGAGTAAAAATTATTCATAAAGTTTATGAAGTTGAAGCATTCACACAAAAATACAAACATAATACAGCGCATGCATAATGCAACACCTCTGATGTGTGTTCCATCTTCCATGAGCGTTTACAATCACTCGTTTTCTCTTAAAATGTTTGATAAGTATGTAAAACATTAAGAATGAGTGAGTGTGGATACTCTTTATACAGATTGCTTCTGACTTAATTGGATATCACTCCAGGAATTTCACATCAATCACCCTGTTTATTCATAAGGATTAGGTTTTCCACTTTTCCTTATTGCATATCATATTGTTGGTGGCAGATCCAGAACAAATCACAAATCAAAGATAGTGCCATGCATATGCTAGGCAACAAGATTCAGAACCAATACCAAATCTAAATTCTAAACTCCTGTTATAAGCTGTAAGAGATAAGCTTGAAAGTAGAATACAAAATATCATTTTGTTCAACAGCTTTCCATAACATTATGTATCCAAGTTACTAAAGAGACACTGAGGAGATTAATGGGGTTCATGATCCAATACACCATTGGCTATTTCCTGTAAACAAAGTGTTAATTCTCTCTTACAACCAGGATGAAATCATGGACAACTATGCTACTAGAAATTCAAAGAATTTACCTTAAAAATGAGCACAAATTCTCtatcattataattaaaatgGGATTTCTCATTATGATACACTTAAAATTTTGGTTTGGAGAAAGTTTGCGCCACTTCAATTTCATGGAATGCCCCCACAACTCATTAgatgttcataaaaaaaatatttacaagtgAGTTGCtaataaaataatcaaggaaTCTACAACGAGTCATAGTGAAGTTTGAGCATTAAGTAAACTAGATGAGCAAACTCACGTTGGGTTCTATTTCTAACCACTACCTCGTTGAGCTCAAGCAGCAGGATTGTTTGCAATCGGTCCTAGGTTTTTTTTCCCCTGGAACTAATCCTTTTCGAGCACAATTAAACATTCTCTCCACAAGTAGAACCTAGATTTTCCCCATTGCCGTAGAGTGCCTCTACTACTACACCGTAACCCTAGGTGATAAAGGTCCTAGGATCAATTAAGGTTAACTAATGATATGCCAATTATACACCccaaaggaaaatgaaaaaggaaacaaagaTAGCTTCTTCACTCTTAATTTTGTAAAAGAATCAAACCCCCCAGTCCCCATGGTTGTTAACAACAGATAAGTTGAAGTTCACACCTGAAGTTAAACAATAACAAGGgcaaattcaaagttcaaacaatATCCTATTGCATAGCAATATATCATAAACcagttgtaataataataatcataaaattcatTCATCATCGCTTACTTTAGCAGTATCCCTCTTGGCTGCAGGCTTGTATGGACATGCTGCAGGAGCCCTCTCTGGTTTCCTATACTCCCAGCCAAAAAGCCTATAGACTTTccccttttgaaaaaaaaaatagccatAAGCATCAATGTTAGAATCAATTACAAAAACAACACAAATATATAAAGCTTAAAAATTACTATGTTTTAAGGCTTTAGTACACAtgaattaattaaacaaaaaaaaattcaccaGCATAGAAAAGAATTTTGCTTACTAAATTGTAAAATAACTACCACGAGTTACTTCAGATCACTAAAGTAAAGGTGAAATTGAGATAATAGTTACTACATTTTAGTTGAAATTCCAAACTAACAAATATTCATGGATTTCAATTTGTTCAGAAGAGTAACCAACCATAAATCCATAAGAATGAAAATCTGAATTATTTTGGCTATGCTCACAGAATCTAAAGTAATCAGAAATTCTGATCCGATTCGGTAGGATACATTACGAAACAGAAGAACTTACCATGATAAAATCGAAGAGGAGAGGGAGGATGTTGACGATGGGAACGAGGAACAGGGGCAACAAACAAGCCAAGCAAACCTACAAACAAATATTATGAGAATTACTCAGCATTCAATTCAATTATTAAATtcagaataaaacaaaaaataaataaaatcataattGAAGAAAACAGAAGCATGAATAGAGCGATTGAGTGAGGGGAGAATTACCATGTTTGCGGTGAATGAAtgttttgggagctcaaagctgaCAAAAGAAAACCGAAAACCAAGTAGCGTAGAGATTCAACAAGGACAAGGTAGGTGGCAATTTGGTAATTCCAGAATCTCAGTTTGGGCCGTTTTGTCCTTTGAGCTTGgccccaaaaaaaaaataatctgcACGAGAAGAGGTTGTGATACCAAAAATAAAACAAGGATGTGTCCAAAACCAACtaaaaaaagagaatgaaaaccTTGACCAAGACTTTTTCTGCAGAATAAAAACAATATCGTTACAAGGTAGAAAAATTATAGACTGGAAAATAttacaagttttttttttggtttacaaAATATTACAAGTTAATTACCAATTTGGTGCCAAAAGTGGGGGTGTACATTGCCCGGCCCGGTTCCGGATATTTTAGgggctaatttagtgtgatttcattGGATTTAGGATTGGGTAAGGGTCTTAACAATATATccggtcattattttgggtcgggtccGGACCATAGGTCGGGCCACCCGAACTAGGcctggtcatcatacacaattaatattttgtgttattagtgatagatgatggctattcttatgtggaatttaaatattgtaaaccttaatattttttgttattagtcattataagattataagttaatgttttatgtttaaaatgcataagactttatactaatgcataatattgtgttatttgtattaatttaaatatttggtgttattagacaatattagttttgattatagttatgctttaatttagagatgggttggttcttgttatatttttttaaatgaattctactatgtgaattgtgaaataatggttAGAGATTAAGTGATTTTTACATACTAAAGATTTGGTTTTTACCCGATTTTTATCCGACCCAAAGGTGTGTAGATTTTATCGAATTTAGGATCGGGTTATGGTCTAAAAATTAAACCCGGTCTATGTTTCGAGTCGGGCCTGGATTAAGCCACACCCGGCGTGTCCGACTCTAACCAAAAGATTCAACTGaccacaaaaaatttttaaaagatattatcgACAAAATATCCTAaattaaaaataggataaaaaaaattaataaatatattttttgtaagtaACAACAGAActtttatttttggaacaaaatttaatgtctaaaataattttttagaatacaTGCAAGATAAACTTTctgatatattttaataaaatttaaaataaaacatccGACCTGCCGGATTCGAACCAGCGACCTAAGGATTAACTGGCAGATTTCCCACTACAGTCCTCCGCTCTACCAACTGAGCTAAGGTCGGATTTGCTAAAGGCAAGTCGTTGATAAAGTCCTATTAGTGTTATACAATGGCCTTATATATGCAGAGTAAATTTTTTGTGTGCGTAGAACATTTACTATAACTTTATGGATAAAGTATTTTGGGtcgttattcttttcttttttttaataatgtaatcATCTCTAAATCTCTAATTGTTGAGTAAATATTCCTTCAAATTTCAACATTTACTAGAATTTTTTTTCACATACTTGATAGATGATGATGTAATTTACACCTCATAAGTAAGAACATTTCCACATCGTAGAGAAGCCTAATGAAAAGAAAGTAGGAGAGAGTGGAGGATTATTGTATTTGTAATGCTAACCATATCTATTTGTTTTTGAGAACATTCCATATATCATTTTcactttattgaaaataattcatCAAAAGCTCCCCACTAACAACCCTATTTATATGATCATTCATGCATTATGGGGCCTCTACATTATTTTCTGAATTATTTTTTCTTCAACAAGAAGTTCATATATGTTAAATTGGAGGAACCATCACGTTTCATCAATTTATAGTATGCAACTTT is drawn from Arachis hypogaea cultivar Tifrunner chromosome 12, arahy.Tifrunner.gnm2.J5K5, whole genome shotgun sequence and contains these coding sequences:
- the LOC112728938 gene encoding uncharacterized protein, translated to MVCLACLLPLFLVPIVNILPLLFDFIMGKVYRLFGWEYRKPERAPAACPYKPAAKRDTAKVEADTEPAQLEPIKPASVDVKQD